In Leptospiraceae bacterium, one DNA window encodes the following:
- a CDS encoding tetratricopeptide repeat protein codes for MAHSKKEKIIKEIKNNNYPLALTLIDYELENNPDDPELLYNFGVCCSRTGNHKKCISVMESLLEKFPKFIEKDNIYRILIYSYIHLKEFEKALKVINERLKLNVGDPKLHSFKAHILEKTGKISEAIDVHRQILRMNPDYANSLNSLGFLLVSKPKATEKEIQEATEVLKKVLKSSPENPAYLDSFGVLLKKRGNKEAAIQALKKALYYLPSNSEILSHLEDLI; via the coding sequence ATGGCTCATTCTAAAAAAGAAAAGATCATTAAAGAAATAAAAAACAATAACTATCCGCTTGCACTCACTCTGATAGATTATGAATTAGAAAATAACCCGGACGATCCAGAGCTATTGTACAACTTTGGGGTATGCTGTTCTAGAACCGGAAACCACAAAAAATGTATTTCTGTGATGGAGTCTCTACTCGAAAAATTTCCAAAGTTTATCGAGAAAGACAATATTTATAGAATATTAATTTATTCCTACATTCATTTAAAAGAGTTTGAGAAAGCATTAAAAGTTATCAACGAAAGACTTAAACTAAATGTGGGTGACCCTAAGCTACACTCATTTAAAGCTCATATTTTAGAAAAAACTGGTAAAATTTCAGAAGCGATAGATGTACACAGGCAAATCCTAAGGATGAACCCGGACTATGCAAATAGTTTGAATTCTTTAGGGTTTCTTTTGGTTTCAAAACCTAAGGCAACAGAAAAAGAAATTCAAGAAGCAACAGAAGTTTTAAAGAAGGTACTAAAAAGCTCACCCGAAAACCCGGCCTACTTAGATTCTTTTGGAGTGCTTTTGAAAAAAAGAGGCAATAAAGAAGCTGCAATTCAAGCATTGAAAAAAGCGTTGTACTACCTTCCTTCCAATAGTGAGATTCTTAGTCATTTAGAAGATTTAATTTAG
- a CDS encoding tetratricopeptide repeat protein produces MNLYFKNFKPNYLKIGIGLLSLVILSNALYSKNDDPLHYFKNGEKQFKKGNFKEAYTDYENFIKESPYEYEVRDALFKMGKIKFDEKSYPDTITLYERLLKNYKTIKYTSELKILLGRSYFQMNLLQKSSDIFLDYVKNNKKPHELLFTARFFLGKIEAKRKKGKDALQHFKYAVSIAKGIQIVEKEILDECYFLTSKYSYQEGNTPDAYKYFHLLSENYFSVNPEHKRLIKQIMNSAITESNGLPEETVTSIKFDNDDIWIGTFISGLVRYTRSSGKFVVFTTEDGLLSNEVRDILIDGDYVWVSTLEGVTRFTKKDSKFKTYFKNSSDKNFRLQRVYQDDRYLYFGSLGGGVKKYDKINQEMTVLGESSPLKSDLVPSIHGDDNRIVFSTLGAGVVLYDKKSNTYKSFTKENGLSGNDVRDAILDGRFIWAGIHGKGLNKIDIETGKVEFLGNDEKLNLTYPVCIAKRGSEIWVGTVDGGLRIFRQEKNEWEKYTVVNGLISNDINHIEFEGDYVWVGTLNKGISIIYYPSKNKF; encoded by the coding sequence TTGAATTTGTATTTTAAAAATTTCAAACCTAACTATTTAAAAATAGGTATCGGTTTACTATCTCTTGTAATTCTTTCAAACGCATTGTATTCAAAAAACGACGATCCCTTGCACTATTTTAAAAATGGGGAAAAGCAATTCAAGAAAGGAAATTTTAAAGAAGCCTATACGGATTACGAAAATTTTATTAAAGAATCCCCTTATGAATACGAGGTTAGAGACGCACTTTTTAAAATGGGGAAAATTAAGTTTGATGAAAAATCTTACCCCGATACAATAACTCTCTATGAAAGGCTTTTAAAAAATTATAAAACAATTAAATATACATCAGAATTAAAAATCCTACTCGGTAGGTCTTATTTTCAGATGAATCTATTGCAGAAGTCTTCAGATATATTTTTAGATTATGTGAAAAATAACAAAAAACCGCATGAACTCCTTTTTACGGCTCGATTTTTTCTCGGTAAGATTGAAGCGAAAAGAAAAAAAGGAAAGGATGCACTGCAACATTTTAAGTATGCGGTATCTATTGCAAAAGGAATCCAAATCGTTGAAAAAGAGATTTTAGACGAATGCTATTTTCTTACTTCTAAATATTCCTATCAAGAAGGAAATACTCCTGATGCTTATAAATATTTTCATCTGCTTTCGGAAAATTATTTTAGCGTAAATCCAGAACATAAAAGACTAATAAAACAGATAATGAATTCTGCGATTACTGAATCCAATGGCTTACCCGAAGAAACTGTTACTTCTATAAAGTTTGACAACGACGATATATGGATAGGAACTTTTATATCTGGCCTTGTGCGTTATACGCGATCCTCTGGTAAATTTGTGGTTTTCACTACAGAGGATGGATTGTTATCCAATGAGGTTAGAGATATTTTAATAGACGGAGACTATGTATGGGTCTCTACATTGGAAGGAGTTACAAGATTTACAAAAAAAGACTCTAAGTTTAAGACGTACTTTAAAAATTCCAGCGATAAAAATTTTCGATTGCAAAGGGTTTATCAAGACGATCGGTATTTGTATTTTGGGAGTCTTGGTGGTGGTGTGAAAAAGTATGATAAGATCAACCAAGAAATGACAGTGCTTGGGGAGTCCAGTCCATTGAAGTCTGATCTTGTGCCGAGTATCCACGGAGACGATAACAGAATTGTTTTTTCTACACTTGGTGCGGGAGTAGTATTGTACGATAAAAAATCAAACACCTACAAAAGTTTTACAAAAGAAAATGGATTGTCCGGTAACGATGTTAGAGATGCAATTCTTGATGGAAGATTTATTTGGGCAGGGATTCACGGGAAAGGATTAAACAAGATTGACATTGAAACAGGGAAGGTCGAATTTTTGGGAAATGACGAAAAACTAAATCTAACTTACCCTGTTTGTATAGCAAAAAGAGGATCGGAAATTTGGGTCGGCACAGTTGACGGTGGGCTTAGAATTTTTAGGCAGGAAAAAAATGAATGGGAAAAATATACCGTAGTCAATGGACTTATTTCTAATGACATCAATCACATCGAATTTGAGGGTGACTATGTTTGGGTGGGAACTTTGAATAAAGGGATTAGTATTATTTACTATCCTTCAAAAAATAAATTTTAG
- the surE gene encoding 5'/3'-nucleotidase SurE, producing the protein MNILITNDDGISCNGILALEQVFKKKHNTFLIAPMKERSATSMALTVFDKMRVEKIFDDHYIVDGYPVDCVNIGLHGDIFPKIDLVLSGVNKGVNMGYDVLYSGTVGAARHAVVHGYYGIAISSGKVDLYADFTDEAEMTLQFVDTYFSKLKNNVVYSMNFPIGFQKDLSNFVPSRLGKRTYFDTYTKSTILGGVSEFFLGGSELGFLNEKDSDFDVYSKKLIPITAIGLNSTDEEENSKLKSVFDGSF; encoded by the coding sequence TTGAATATACTGATTACAAACGACGATGGAATTTCTTGTAACGGAATTTTAGCCTTAGAACAAGTTTTTAAAAAAAAGCACAATACATTTTTAATTGCACCCATGAAGGAGAGATCGGCTACTTCTATGGCTCTGACAGTGTTCGATAAAATGAGAGTTGAGAAAATTTTTGACGATCACTATATCGTGGATGGTTACCCGGTAGATTGTGTAAATATCGGATTGCATGGAGATATTTTTCCAAAGATTGATTTAGTTTTGTCCGGTGTAAATAAAGGCGTAAACATGGGATACGATGTATTGTATTCCGGGACGGTTGGGGCTGCCAGACACGCTGTAGTGCACGGCTATTATGGAATTGCAATCAGCTCTGGAAAAGTAGATCTGTATGCAGATTTTACGGACGAAGCCGAAATGACTCTTCAATTTGTAGATACATATTTTTCTAAATTAAAAAACAACGTAGTCTATTCTATGAATTTCCCAATTGGGTTTCAAAAAGATTTGTCCAATTTTGTTCCCTCAAGGCTTGGGAAAAGGACATACTTTGATACCTACACAAAATCTACTATACTCGGTGGGGTATCTGAGTTTTTTCTTGGAGGCTCAGAGCTTGGATTTCTAAATGAGAAGGACTCTGACTTTGATGTCTATTCCAAAAAATTAATTCCTATTACTGCAATTGGTTTAAACTCAACTGATGAAGAAGAAAATTCAAAATTAAAATCGGTATTCGATGGCTCATTCTAA
- a CDS encoding methyl-accepting chemotaxis protein: MFSISNLKIRTKIYGSVAIFQLLALLITILGTIGLFRMESTIDRMFFIGTLSQQASTLGFALDKRRNLMLLMVGSENEEDFQKYSKEIEGLEYSISTYIKEILVQVQKYADNDKKKEVLPRIEEIQTLVNGFSAVSKEIVKNYSSAFGPGSSAQKREGLRKEALIVFLEKAKVYESLLNKISFLYSHIEEGMVGTHILTINTSRNLKTVLWVGYIISVLIVFIVSTLLVKRIATPIILIEKMANKFSEGDLTASASYPSQDEIGKLLQALNRASENFKILINQIGHTSDQLASSAEELSATSRNLADGASNQAASLEETASAITEISESVEYVSRSAKDQEKEVVDANNLMKELSKSISEITEISNVVNEGSQSALAEAKDGQTKVSEASMRMAAIEESSERISEIINVINDISEQTNLLALNAAIEAARAGESGRGFAVVAEEISKLASRSQKATQEIAELISESLVKVGDGKSIVMQVVDSLNKILDKSNQAARLSDKILQATRSQSEKSSKVMVSVMTLSNMAQSISKATDEQGISTREIANAIEQVNGVAQNTAASAEEMAASTTELASQSEKLRGLIGSFKVN; the protein is encoded by the coding sequence ATGTTCAGTATTTCAAACTTAAAAATTCGTACAAAAATCTACGGGTCGGTGGCTATATTTCAGTTGCTTGCCTTACTTATTACCATTCTCGGAACTATCGGATTATTCCGTATGGAATCTACCATAGACAGAATGTTTTTTATAGGAACTTTGTCCCAGCAAGCATCTACACTCGGATTTGCATTGGATAAACGAAGAAACTTAATGCTATTAATGGTTGGCTCTGAAAATGAAGAAGATTTTCAAAAATATTCTAAAGAAATTGAAGGACTTGAATACTCAATTTCTACATATATAAAAGAAATTTTAGTGCAAGTTCAAAAATACGCAGATAATGACAAAAAAAAAGAAGTACTTCCTCGCATCGAAGAAATACAAACTTTAGTAAATGGATTTTCAGCAGTTTCTAAAGAAATTGTTAAGAATTATTCATCTGCTTTTGGGCCGGGGTCTTCGGCTCAAAAGCGTGAGGGATTACGGAAGGAAGCACTCATCGTATTTTTGGAAAAAGCGAAAGTTTATGAATCATTATTAAATAAAATTTCTTTTCTCTATTCCCATATTGAGGAAGGAATGGTTGGAACTCATATTTTAACAATTAATACTTCCAGAAACTTAAAGACTGTTCTATGGGTTGGTTATATTATTTCCGTGCTTATTGTATTTATCGTTAGCACTCTACTCGTAAAAAGAATTGCTACCCCAATTATTCTAATAGAAAAAATGGCAAATAAATTTTCCGAAGGAGACCTAACTGCGAGTGCATCTTATCCATCACAAGACGAGATCGGGAAATTACTTCAGGCTTTAAACCGTGCTTCTGAAAATTTCAAAATCTTAATCAATCAGATCGGACACACTTCGGATCAGTTGGCTTCTTCTGCGGAAGAATTGTCTGCGACATCGAGGAATCTTGCAGACGGTGCATCCAACCAAGCAGCTTCCTTGGAGGAGACCGCCTCTGCGATTACAGAAATTTCAGAATCAGTTGAATATGTTTCGAGAAGTGCTAAAGACCAAGAGAAAGAAGTTGTAGATGCAAATAATTTGATGAAAGAACTGTCAAAGTCGATTTCAGAAATTACTGAAATCTCCAATGTAGTCAATGAAGGCTCTCAATCTGCACTTGCTGAAGCGAAAGACGGACAAACCAAGGTATCTGAAGCAAGTATGAGAATGGCCGCAATTGAAGAAAGCTCTGAAAGAATTTCCGAAATTATCAATGTGATTAACGATATATCCGAACAAACGAACCTACTTGCATTGAATGCTGCAATCGAGGCAGCAAGAGCAGGTGAGTCAGGCAGAGGGTTTGCGGTAGTTGCAGAAGAAATTTCCAAACTGGCATCGAGGTCGCAGAAAGCTACACAAGAAATTGCAGAATTGATTTCTGAAAGTCTGGTCAAGGTAGGCGACGGAAAATCTATAGTAATGCAAGTTGTAGATTCACTGAATAAGATTTTAGATAAGAGCAATCAAGCCGCTCGCCTTTCCGATAAAATATTGCAAGCCACCCGAAGTCAAAGCGAAAAAAGCAGCAAAGTAATGGTTTCTGTAATGACCTTGTCGAACATGGCTCAATCTATTTCCAAGGCAACCGACGAGCAAGGAATTTCGACCAGAGAGATCGCAAATGCAATCGAGCAGGTAAATGGAGTTGCGCAAAATACTGCAGCTTCGGCTGAAGAAATGGCTGCATCAACTACTGAGCTTGCATCTCAATCCGAAAAATTGAGGGGACTGATAGGTTCATTCAAAGTAAATTAA
- the map gene encoding type I methionyl aminopeptidase: MIYIKNKAEIEKMRAAGKLAARLLIYIEPFVKAGVSTLELNNLCNEYTLKHGGVSAPLNYKGFPRAICTSINNVVCHGIPKASEILKNGDIINIDVTPILNGYHGDSSKTFIVGGKTNPEAEKLIQDTEKAMWIGIEQVKPKNRVSDIANAIDEFLTTRKYGIVRELMGHGIGRNFHEEPQIPHFRQNRPLSKLEPGMTFTIEPMVNLGTHEVIFSKEDKWTVTTKDGKWSAQFEHTILVTSSGYEILTLPE, encoded by the coding sequence TTGATATACATAAAAAATAAAGCAGAAATTGAAAAAATGAGGGCAGCCGGAAAGTTAGCTGCCAGGCTGCTAATTTACATTGAGCCGTTTGTAAAAGCCGGTGTCAGCACTTTAGAGTTGAACAATCTATGCAACGAATACACTCTCAAACACGGCGGGGTCTCTGCCCCACTAAATTACAAGGGTTTTCCGAGAGCGATTTGTACTTCTATAAATAATGTAGTCTGCCACGGAATTCCAAAAGCCTCCGAAATACTAAAAAATGGAGATATTATAAATATTGATGTCACACCTATTCTAAACGGATACCACGGTGACTCTTCTAAAACATTTATTGTAGGCGGCAAAACAAATCCAGAAGCTGAAAAGCTAATCCAAGACACTGAAAAAGCAATGTGGATAGGGATCGAGCAAGTGAAGCCTAAAAATCGAGTGAGTGATATTGCAAATGCGATAGACGAATTTTTAACTACAAGAAAATATGGGATAGTTAGAGAGCTGATGGGTCACGGAATCGGCAGAAATTTTCACGAAGAGCCGCAGATTCCCCATTTTCGTCAGAATAGACCTCTTTCAAAATTGGAACCCGGAATGACATTTACAATAGAGCCGATGGTCAACTTAGGTACACACGAAGTTATATTCTCCAAAGAAGACAAATGGACTGTAACTACAAAAGATGGAAAATGGTCTGCACAGTTTGAACATACGATACTTGTTACTTCAAGCGGGTATGAAATTTTAACTTTACCGGAGTAA
- a CDS encoding DUF350 domain-containing protein, producing the protein MNEVFSNFFSQTAHGAVFIAIGLIVFTLAKIVKDLIEPESIDDHLTSKDNFAVAVSMVGYYFGIIIIFIAIISSPGRGFFTDIWMVVYFSIIGILLLNISHFINDKLIFPKFEMLKEIYDNRNIAAGVAVFGNYIASSLFLAVALTGEPGKENLIGFKSLNLHSDVAIILEGTILSLVFFVIGQIAQVTFVIYYSKIISYNYQLEIRNNKNIAVGISFAGAIIAIGIIVTRTLRQDFVSFAETGVLVGMGFLLSLLFLPILRFFTDKIILKGTLTKEVVEDRNIGAAVIEACVLISFAGVIFYSI; encoded by the coding sequence ATGAATGAAGTGTTTTCAAATTTCTTTAGCCAAACTGCACACGGAGCTGTATTCATTGCTATTGGGCTTATTGTTTTTACACTCGCAAAAATTGTAAAGGATCTTATTGAACCGGAAAGTATAGACGACCACCTAACTTCTAAAGATAATTTTGCAGTCGCTGTATCAATGGTAGGTTACTATTTCGGAATTATAATTATTTTTATAGCGATCATCTCTTCACCGGGAAGGGGATTTTTCACGGATATATGGATGGTGGTGTATTTTTCCATCATAGGGATTTTACTTTTAAATATATCTCACTTCATAAACGACAAACTCATTTTTCCTAAATTTGAAATGCTAAAAGAAATTTACGATAACAGGAATATTGCTGCAGGCGTAGCCGTGTTTGGAAACTATATCGCTAGTTCTCTATTTCTTGCAGTCGCTCTTACAGGAGAGCCCGGCAAAGAAAACTTAATCGGGTTTAAGTCCTTAAATTTACACTCTGATGTAGCAATCATATTAGAAGGCACGATCCTCTCTCTCGTATTTTTTGTAATTGGTCAAATTGCCCAAGTAACCTTTGTTATTTACTATTCTAAAATTATTTCTTACAACTACCAATTAGAAATCCGGAATAACAAAAATATTGCAGTGGGAATTTCTTTTGCAGGAGCCATTATTGCAATTGGGATCATTGTTACAAGAACACTGCGACAAGATTTTGTATCGTTTGCCGAAACAGGGGTCTTAGTCGGAATGGGATTTTTACTTTCTCTTTTATTTTTACCGATCTTACGATTTTTCACGGACAAAATTATTTTAAAAGGTACACTGACCAAAGAAGTTGTAGAAGATCGCAATATTGGCGCTGCCGTTATTGAAGCGTGTGTTCTAATTAGTTTTGCAGGTGTAATTTTCTATTCTATATAG
- the sppA gene encoding signal peptide peptidase SppA, translating to MDKNKAILAVSMILVVISTIIGIINISMNSTKAKYSKSSGKAFLKDAGVGAALIKIEGAIHSGRSSYDSVGSDTVLAKLRDIGGRPEIKGILIEINSPGGTVGASQEIFQELMHLRKTKKIVISMKDVAASGGYYIAAAGDYIFAEHGTLTGSIGVIAMSPNIKGLLEKYGVKMKTYKEGKYKDILSMFRDSTPEEDSIIQKTLADTYRQFVEDVAKGRNKTVSSIEELAQGKIYSGEDAFRNKLVDDLGGRREAAKKLSELCLYDGDIPILEEEESPFDKFFQILGAKLDSSSRAGFEKILLLEKSHSPIFYILPSSIRF from the coding sequence ATGGATAAGAATAAAGCAATTCTTGCAGTCTCGATGATTCTCGTGGTAATTTCAACCATTATAGGAATTATAAATATCAGTATGAATTCGACTAAGGCAAAATATTCCAAGTCGAGTGGTAAGGCTTTTTTAAAAGATGCAGGGGTTGGTGCAGCCTTAATTAAAATAGAAGGTGCAATCCATTCCGGTAGATCGAGTTATGATTCTGTAGGCTCGGATACAGTGTTAGCTAAACTCAGAGATATTGGGGGGAGACCGGAAATAAAAGGAATATTAATAGAAATCAATTCTCCAGGAGGAACTGTAGGTGCATCTCAAGAGATTTTTCAGGAGCTAATGCACTTACGAAAAACTAAAAAAATTGTAATTTCAATGAAGGACGTTGCTGCATCGGGTGGATACTATATTGCAGCAGCAGGAGATTATATATTTGCAGAGCATGGTACTCTGACAGGATCAATCGGAGTGATTGCAATGAGTCCAAACATAAAAGGCTTGTTGGAAAAATATGGAGTCAAGATGAAAACATACAAAGAGGGAAAATACAAAGATATACTTTCCATGTTTAGAGACTCCACGCCTGAAGAAGATTCGATTATTCAAAAGACATTGGCAGACACCTATCGTCAATTTGTAGAAGATGTGGCGAAAGGCAGAAATAAAACTGTTTCTTCAATCGAAGAGTTGGCCCAAGGTAAAATCTATTCAGGCGAGGATGCTTTTAGAAATAAGTTAGTGGATGATTTAGGCGGAAGAAGGGAAGCCGCAAAAAAATTATCCGAGCTTTGTTTGTATGATGGTGATATTCCTATTTTAGAAGAAGAAGAATCTCCATTTGATAAATTTTTTCAAATTCTTGGAGCTAAGTTAGATTCATCGAGTAGGGCAGGTTTTGAAAAAATTCTTCTTTTGGAAAAATCTCATTCTCCAATTTTTTATATATTACCGTCGTCAATAAGGTTTTAA
- the cysE gene encoding serine O-acetyltransferase yields MFENIKKIRQNDPAAKSYFEVVLCYPGLHAIWFHYISHFFYKIGFYLIARIFNSISRFVTGIDIHPGATLHKGIMIDHGMGVVIGETSEIGEGCLIYQGVTLGGTGKEKGKRHPTLNRNVVVGAGAKILGNITIGDNVRIGAGSVVMRDVPPDSTVVGIPGRVVKDSSFSRDQMLDHNLMPDPVAKVFAILNEKVDNLEKAMNKIGKSDSSTKLQEQDEKYVQDFIHGDGI; encoded by the coding sequence ATGTTTGAGAATATAAAAAAAATTCGGCAGAATGACCCAGCTGCAAAATCGTATTTTGAAGTAGTTTTGTGTTATCCGGGTTTGCACGCTATTTGGTTTCACTATATTTCCCATTTTTTTTATAAAATTGGTTTTTATTTGATCGCAAGAATTTTTAATTCGATAAGCCGGTTTGTTACAGGAATCGATATTCATCCAGGGGCAACTTTGCACAAAGGAATAATGATCGACCATGGGATGGGAGTGGTGATTGGTGAGACAAGTGAGATAGGAGAGGGTTGTTTGATCTATCAAGGCGTGACACTTGGAGGAACAGGAAAAGAAAAAGGGAAGCGTCACCCGACACTCAATCGAAATGTAGTAGTTGGGGCTGGGGCTAAAATTCTTGGGAATATTACAATTGGGGACAATGTTAGGATTGGTGCAGGCTCTGTAGTGATGAGAGACGTTCCACCTGATTCCACAGTAGTTGGAATTCCAGGAAGAGTTGTTAAAGATAGCTCTTTTTCAAGAGATCAGATGTTGGATCATAATCTTATGCCCGATCCTGTAGCTAAAGTTTTTGCTATTCTTAATGAAAAGGTTGACAATCTTGAAAAGGCAATGAATAAAATTGGAAAGTCTGATTCTTCTACTAAATTACAAGAACAGGATGAAAAATATGTTCAAGATTTTATTCATGGTGATGGAATTTAG
- a CDS encoding magnesium transporter CorA family protein has protein sequence MIQHYSIEESGILESKDGQKQFIVFLSPGEKEIRKIQEDFFLDEYDLSSTLDADEVPRLEVSSSRTLIIWKIPKTTKVTEVVELGVLSVGLVLTDDKLCFIFEEGDISFSAREFRQLNDVRDVILGFLLHTIRHYVGHLRVIKQLSRELERKITVSMENRHLLQMFALSESLVYYLDAIEGNGAVLRKFRSVINGLGFDSKQIQFLDDIIQENAQATRQANIYSSVISGLMDARGTIVNNNMNVLLKNLTLINTVFLPLNLIASIWGMSEWSIITKDLDWKISYTLFFSGMGVFGWLTWWVMKRIIDKGREE, from the coding sequence ATGATTCAGCACTACTCTATTGAAGAATCCGGGATTTTAGAATCAAAGGATGGACAAAAACAATTCATCGTATTTCTATCTCCCGGTGAAAAAGAAATCAGAAAAATTCAGGAAGATTTTTTCTTAGATGAATACGATTTGTCTTCTACCTTGGATGCAGATGAAGTTCCAAGGCTCGAAGTGTCTTCTTCTAGAACACTCATTATATGGAAGATTCCTAAAACTACAAAAGTAACTGAAGTAGTAGAGCTTGGAGTATTGTCTGTAGGACTTGTTTTAACAGATGATAAATTGTGCTTTATATTTGAAGAGGGAGATATTTCTTTTTCTGCGAGAGAGTTTCGCCAATTGAATGATGTTCGTGATGTTATACTTGGATTTTTACTCCACACGATCCGTCACTACGTCGGTCACTTAAGGGTCATTAAACAACTAAGTAGAGAGCTTGAAAGAAAAATCACAGTCTCCATGGAAAATAGACACCTGCTCCAAATGTTTGCTCTGAGTGAGAGTTTGGTTTATTACTTAGATGCAATCGAAGGGAATGGTGCAGTTTTAAGAAAATTTAGAAGTGTAATTAATGGACTTGGATTCGATTCCAAACAAATTCAATTCTTAGACGATATAATTCAAGAAAACGCACAAGCCACTAGACAAGCCAATATATACAGCTCTGTTATAAGCGGGCTAATGGACGCAAGAGGTACTATAGTCAACAACAACATGAACGTACTATTGAAAAATCTTACTCTAATCAATACTGTATTTTTGCCATTGAATCTGATCGCAAGTATCTGGGGAATGTCGGAATGGAGTATCATTACAAAAGACTTAGATTGGAAAATCTCCTACACACTTTTTTTTTCAGGAATGGGAGTTTTTGGTTGGCTTACATGGTGGGTGATGAAAAGAATTATTGACAAGGGTAGAGAAGAATAA